In Colletotrichum lupini chromosome 6, complete sequence, a single window of DNA contains:
- a CDS encoding fungal specific transcription factor, which translates to METSKPKRVRRRKACDLCYHKKIKCDAKEPRCSGCKLYNSECTYTGPTRATAAKSNQSKKIEMLEARLAQLEAQKQPSPKAPNPEFLLTSSVPDSAASISEEEQHLWATNTDSTLNESPGSSTNPGSSISGRESSKTLPPLRQILPSIEDYFQTSNQVLPLFERESFVKMLRSWYAYPAHRKSDVWAAINVVLALAHRHSYASSYEETQNMQRYIDNVQSVLNKLVINEPSMLVLQTLLGLVLVFHGSADQGPASILIASAIRLCHSLRLHTKSTAQEFEPAEALQRSRVFWIAFILDRDLAMRLTQPPMHQESEIDIEIPSLHPPDDVGIIMGFSGQKFNYFRSTVQLAYIQGKLYHMCFSVRALKLPDQQKSQNMLRIREMLENWQNSIPIEFQPELAAATVAAEYLRYICLLHYTHLQLIATTHYADSHHLEWLQGLLSCNKGSTPAARSDLAARLPNCWDKLVTEARTCMHLYAATPENDSALTWLVSCGYLTSIMFITVNNLACPDSPCRLTDQSNVESALLLLERLIKATDDGRLKRIHSACKDINERARITVLSSSSDEFSHFNPPGLEFGDEDPLDDGRWGLVDNNFWTMNESLFSFPTDHSIPLPTDVGDEDFFSRPSTPDSGERVTLKCGEKVFTFSKSKLVKDSDYFRSCLNSSNFVEGRTSVIEFDDIEPKVLKAYLRIVDMTTTGNPFDEFIAMTKWCREHAQDFVTVIEVYRLADRLLNEPVRVELAESILTYMQHEAVTTVNKSSPEGIKWLFNTYKNAYDNLDPNIPDEANLQSQIAEVCCQQIDIDKTYALARTTTEGEAFLEAVLMATTQPFESFIAFVAMPINNRAG; encoded by the exons ATGGAGACATCCAAGCCCAAAAGAGTCAGGAGGAGAAAG GCCTGCGATCTGTGCTATCATAAGAAGATCAAATGTGATGCAAAAGAGCCACGATGTTCCGGTTGCAAGTTATACAACTCAGAGTGCACTTACACTGGCCCGACGAGGGCGACTGCCGCGAAGTCGAATCA ATCCAAGAAGATCGAGATGCTGGAAGCAAGACTAGCGCAACTGGAGGCCCAAAAACAACCTTCGCCCAAGGCACCCAACCCAGAATTCTTGCTGACATCTTCGGTGCCCGATTCGGCTGCAAGTATCTCTGAAGAGGAGCAGCATCTCTGGGCGACAAATACTGATTCAACACTCAACGAATCACCCGGCTCCTCTACTAACCCAGGCTCAAGCATCTCGGGTCGCGAATCCAGCAAAACACTCCCGCCCTTGCGTCAGATCCTGCCTTCAATAGAAGACTACTTTCAGACCTCGAATCAGGTGCTCCCTCTATTTGAGCGAGAAAGCTTCGTTAAGATGCTGCGAAGTTGGTACGCGTATCCGGCGCACCGTAAATCAGACGTCTGGGCCGCCATCAACGTTGTCTTGGCCCTGGCACACCGGCACTCCTACGCTTCCAGTTACGAAGAGACGCAGAATATGCAGCGATATATCGACAATGTTCAATCCGTCTTGAACAAATTGGTCATCAATGAACCAAGTATGCTGGTCTTGCAGACTTTACTTGGACTGGTACTCGTATTCCACGGCTCAGCGGACCAGGGCCCGGCGTCCATACTGATTGCATCTGCAATTAGGCTTTGCCATAGCCTTAGACTCCATACAAAGTCTACGGCGCAGGAATTCGAGCCGGCTGAGGCTCTCCAGAGGAGTCGAGTCTTTTGGATCGCCTTCATACTCGACCGCGACCTAGCAATGAGATTGACGCAGCCGCCTATGCATCAGGAGTCAGAGATCGACATAGAGATTCCATCTCTACATCCTCCGGATGATGTAGGTATAATCATGGGGTTCTCTGGCCAAAAGTTCAATTACTTCCGCAGTACTGTTCAGCTCGCCTACATCCAGGGAAAGCTGTATCACATGTGTTTCTCCGTTCGGGCTCTCAAGCTTCCAGACCAACAAAAGAGTCAGAACATGCTTCGCATCCGCGAGATGCTGGAAAATTGGCAAAATTCAATACCTATCGAGTTCCAGCCAGAGCTGGCAGCAGCAACCGTGGCCGCTGAGTACCTTCGGTACATTTGCCTACTTCACTACACCCACCTGCAGCTCATCGCGACAACGCACTACGCCGACTCGCACCATCTCGAGTGGCTTCAAGGGCTGCTCAGCTGTAACAAGGGGAGCACTCCGGCAGCGCGGTCCGACCTGGCAGCACGGCTTCCGAACTGCTGGGACAAGCTGGTAACGGAGGCACGGACTTGCATGCATCTCTATGCTGCAACACCCGAGAATGACTCTGCTCTCACTTG GCTAGTGTCGTGCGGCTACTTGACAAGTATCATGTTCATCACCGTAAACAACCTGGCCTGTCCAGATAGCCCGTGTCGACTGACGGATCAAAGCAATGTCGAATCGGCATTACTCCTACTCGAGCGTCTCATAAAGGCTACAGACGACGGAAGACTCAAGAGGATCCACAGTGCTTGCAAAGACATCAACGAGAGGGCGCGAATTACCGTGTTGTCAAGTTCATCAGACGAATTCTCACACTTCAATCCTCCCGGGCTTGAATTCGGAGATGAAGACCCTCTTGATGACGGAAGGTGGGGACTAGTCGACAACAACTTTTGGACGATGAACGA GTCTCTCTTCTCATTTCCTACCGACCACA GCATCCCGCTGCCCACAGATGTCGGTGATGAGGACTTCTTCTCACGACCATCGACTCC TGATTCTGGTGAGCGCGTCACCCTCAAATGCGGCGAAAAAGTCTTCACGTTCAGCAAGTCAAAGCTGGTCAAGGACTCTGACTACTTCAGATCATGCCTCAACAGCTCCAATTTCGTCGAGGGCAGGACTTCCGTCATAGAGTTCGACGATATCGAGCCAAAGGTTCTCAAGGCTTACCTACGCATCGTCGATATGACGACTACCGGCAACCCATTCGATGAGTTCATAGCTATGACCAAGTGGTGTAGGGAACATGCGCAGGACTTCGTTACCGTGATTGAAGTTTACCGACTTGCCGACCGGTTGCTGAACGAGCCTGTGCGTGTTGAACTGGCCGAGTCTATCCTGACTTACATGCAGCATGAAGCAGTGACGACGGTAAACAAATCATCGCCAGAGGGTATCAAATGGCTATTCAACACATACAAGAACGCATATGACAACTTGGATCCCAACATTCCCGATGAGGCCAATCTCCAGTCTCAGATTGCGGAGGTTTGCTGTCAACAAATCGACATTGACAAAACCTACGCTTTAGCCCGCACAACTACCGAGGGAGAGGCTTTTCTGGAGGCCGTGCTGATGGCCACGACTCAAC